The genomic stretch TCGACGTCGTCATCCTCGGCGGGGGGAGCGCCGGGTATGCGGCGGCGCGGACGGCGGCGGGGCTGGGGGTGAAGGTCGCGGTGATCGACGGGGCGAAGGACCTCGGCGGGCTCTGCATCCTGCGGGGCTGCATGCCGACGAAGGCGCTCCTCGAATCGGCCCACCGCTGGAACGAGATCAAACGCGCGGGCGAGTTCGGCCTCCGGGTGAAGCCCCTCGCCCCCGACCTGAAGGCGATCCTGAAGCGGAAGGACCAGCTGATCGCCGGATTCGCCGACTACCGCGTCGGCCAGTTGGAGAAAGGGAAATTCACCCTGATCCGGGGCATGGCCCGCTTCGTCGATCCCCGCACCGTCGAGGTGAACGGGAAGAAGATCACGGGCAAGGCCTTCATCATCGCGACCGGCTCCGTCGTCGCCTCGGTGCCGGTCCCCGGCCTGGAGGAGACGGGCTACCTGACGAGCGACGACGCGCTGAAACTCGCCCCCCTCCCGAAGTCGCTGATCGTCCTCGGCGCGGGGGCGGTCGGGGTCGAGTTCGCCCAATTCTACGCCCACCTCGGGACGAAGGTGACGGTCCTCCAGCGGAGCCCGCAGATCCTGAAGTCGTTCGACGCCGACACCGCCGCCGAGGTGGAGCGGGCGTTCCGCGACGGCGGGATCGATCTCCGCACCGGGACGAAGCTCCTCTCGGTCGCCAAGAAAGGAACGAAGACCGAGGTCCGCTTCGAGCAGGACGGAAAGAAGGCGCGCGTGACTGCCGACCTTCTCCTCAACGCCCTGGGCCGCCGTCCGGCGCTCGCCTCGCTGAATCTCCCGGCGGCGGGCATCCCCCTCGGCGAGGGCGGGAAGATCGCCGTCGACGCCAAGCGGGGGCTGCGGACGAAGGCGGCCCACATCTTCGCGGCGGGCGACGCGGCGGGACTCCACGAGGTCGTCCACTCCGCGATCGCACAGGGGGAGATCGCGGCGAAGAACGCGGCGGTCCTGGCCCTCGGCTCGAAAAAGACCCTTCCCTACGCCGACCCGATCCCGCTCGAGATCGTCTTCACCGAGCCCGAGGCGGCCCGCGCGGGGATGACGGAGAAGGAGGCCCGCGCGAAGGGAATCGATTGCCTCGTCGCCTCCTATCCCTTCAACGACCACGGGAAGGCGAACATCATGGGAGCCGAGCACGGCGTGGTGAAACTCGTCGCCGACCGGAAGGGGAAGCTCCTCGGCGGGCAATACGTCGGCCCCCACGCCTCCGACCTGATCCACGAGCTGGTCCCGCTGCTCCACTTCGGCGCGACGGCGGCGGAGCTGGCCGCGATGCCCCACTACCACCCGACGCTAGCGGAGATCATCACCTATCCGGCGGAGGAAATCGCCGACATGGTGCAGGCTGCAGCGGCAAAGGTGAAAAAGGTAGGGTAACGCTTCCATGCGTTCGTTTTCGGTTTTCTAACTCTCCGGGAGGGCGGGGAAGACCTCGAAGTGGAGGCTCCGCTCGGTCATCTCGTTCAGCGCGAGGCGGACGTCATGGAAGGCCTCGCCGAGGCGGTCGAAGAGGGGCCGCCGCCGCATCCGCGCCGCCTCGGGGCATTGGGCGGCGGCCCGGTACCCGGCGCTCCCGACGGCCTCGTAGAAGCCGACCGCCGGGGCGCCCCGCCGCCGTTCCCGCGCCTCCAACGTCTCCTTGAAGACGCCGCTCTGGAAGAGGGCGAAGTCGGCGAGGTTCAGCCGCCGGTGGAAGGCGCGGCCCGCCGGGGCCTGCTCGGCGGCGGCGAGGAGGTCGCTGAGGTAGCCGAGGCTCCGCGCCCCCTTCGCGGGCCGGGCCTCCCCCTCCAGGACCTCGTCGAGGTGCTCCCGCCGCACGAAGGCGGCGAGGACGGCGGCGACGTAGCCGCCGAGCTCCCGGTCGGCCGGGGCGTCGAAGCCCCGGCGCAGCAGCGCGCGCCGGACGAGGACGTGGAAATAGAACGCCGTGGAAAGGCCGATGGCGGCGGGCTTCTCGACGAAGGCCTCGTAGATCAGCGGCTCGTCGAGGAGGCGCTCGCACTCCTCCTCGTCGGCCAGGAGGCGGAGCAGCGCGTTCGCCGCCGGAGAGCCGGGATCGCCCGCCAGCGTGCGGGTCAGGAAATCGACATCGCATTCGGTCAACTGGGGAAGGCGGGGAGCTTGCACCATGAATCTCTTGGAGCATAATCAATGCCAACGCTTTACCACCGCTTTCATGACCTTCCCCACCCCCCAGCAAAAGCCCGAGGACATCTTCGACCTCGTCGACGAGAACGACGCCGTGATCGGGCGGGAACGGCGCTCCGTGATCCACCGCGAGGGGCTCCGCCACCGCGCCGTCCACCTCCTCCTCTACAACGGGAAGGGCGAGGTCTTCCTCCAGCGGCGCTCCCCGGCGAAGGACATGAACCCCGACTGCTGGGACTCCTCGTGCAGCGGCCACGTCGACTCGGGCGAGACCTACGACGTCGCCGCCGTGCGCGAACTCGTCGAGGAACTCGGCGTCGTCATGACCCTCGCCACCCTCCTTCCGATCGAGAAGATCGAGGCGAACCCGGGAACGGCGAACGAATTCGTCCAGGTCTACCGGGGCCGCCACGACGGGCCTTTTGTCCTCTGCCCGGAAGAAATTACCGACGGCCGCTTCTTCCCCCCCGCCGAGATCGACGCCCGGATCGAGGCCGCCCCGCGCGAATTCTCCCCCGCCTTCCGCCACATCTGGGGCCGGGTTCGGGACCGGTTCCCTTCCGCCCAAGCCTGATTGGCTTGCCTCCGGCAGGCGATTCGGGAAAAGATAGCCCCTCCCTCCTCCACTATTATGGCTTCCTCCAAAGGCATTCTCTATTCGAGCCTCACCCTCATCGGCCCCGACCGGAAGGGGATCATCGCCCGCTTCACCCAGCTCTTCTTCCAGCTCGGCGCGAACATCGAGGGCCTGGAGGAGCAGGTCGCCCGGGGCCGCTTCAGCATGACCGTCCTCGCCTCGTGGGACAAAAAGAAGGTCAACCCCGAGGCCGCCCGCGCCGTCCTGCTGCGCGAGGCCGAGGCCGTCCACATGGAGGCGACCCTCCGCTTCGAGACCCCCGGCGAGCCGAAGATGGCGATCCTCGTCACGAAGGAGCCGCACATCCTCGAAGGCCTCCTCGCCGCCACCGGCCTCGGCAAGACGAAGGGAAAGAAGACGAAGAAGACCCTTCCCTGCCGCCCCGTCGTCGTCATCGGGAACCGGCCCGACCTCGAGCCCCTCGCCAAGAAGGCGGGCCTCCCCTTCCACCTCGTCGACTACAAGGACCGCGCCAAGGCCGAGGCCGAAATCCGCCGCCTCCTCGATTCCTACGGCGCCCAGTTCCTCGTCCTCGCCCGCTTCATGAAGATCCTCTCCCCCGACTTCGTCTGGCGGTGGAAGAACAAGATCATCAACATCCACCCCTCCCTCCTCCCCGCCTTCCCCGGCGCGAACGCCTACCGGCAGGCCTTCGAGAAGGGCGTGAAAGTCTTCGGCGTCACCGCCCACTTCGCCACCCCCCAACTCGACGAAGGACCGATCCTCGCCCAGGAAGCCGCCACTGTCGGCATCGGGGAACCGCTCTCGGAGATCGTCCGCAAGGGACAGCTACTGGAGACGAAATGCCTCCTCGCCGGGGTGAAGCTCTTCCTCACGAGGAAACTCGATATCTACTGGGGCCGGGTGCATAGCGCGGAGTAGGCCATGGCCACGGTCCAACGCGTCAGCCCCGTGATGGGCGCCGCCGATTTGGGCGAGACACTCGCTGGGTGTCTGGGCTTTGTGGGGCAGAAGACGGGGTAGGGGGGGCGCGGGTTGGGGGGTGCCCTTCGGGACTTGCGCGGTCGACCCTGTACAGCTGGAGGCGATCCGCTTTAACGCCACAGAGGGGCTCCGCCCCTCCGTGACCTCCTGTTCTGAGGGCCTCAACTAGGCGGACGCGTTTCCCCCTGCGCCTCGTCTCCTAACTGGATTAAAATCGGATGGTTCCAGTACGCCCGAGGGTACGTATTGAAGGGGTAGCAGTACCAATACGCCCAGACTCCTATCGGGAGAGAAGCGTATGGGAGAGATATCTTCAGGGGTTCAGCACCGAGGAGATGGGCCTGCATCCTTGGATGCTCCTTCCCATGGCTCGGCCCTCATAGAGGTTAGATCCAGCGGAGTAGAGTGAGCGCATGAGAGATTAGCCTTTAGGTTCGCGCTTTATTTACACCACGGCCTATCAGAGGGGGAGGTGCAGGAGGGGCGCAATGCCGTCGCGTTAGCGACACTCGTTCTCAGGGGAAACTAACTCGCATGGCCGGGAGGCAACCCCCTCTTGCATCTCTAAACGCGCGTCCGGCATCCAGCTGTACAGGGAGATGTACCCCGTCCCGAAGGGCTGCCCCTCCCCCGCGCCCCCCGAAAGGGTGTTGTTTTTTCCAGTACGCCCTCTTAAGTAGAGGCCCTGCCCATGAGTTCGTCCCCGTCCCCCACTCCCTTCGAGTCCGAAGGCTGCACTGTTCCCGCCTTCCCCACGCTCCCCCGTATCGAGGTCCGGGCGAAGTTCTTCTTCGAGGGGGACCGCAAGTATGTCCTCCAGGGGGTGACCTACGGGCCGTTCCGCCCGCGCGGCGAGGGGCTGCCCTGCTTCCCGACGGCCGACGAGGTCTTCCGCGATTTCGACCTGATGGCCCCGCTCGGGATCAACACGATCCGCATCTACCACACGCCGCCGAAGTGGTTCCTCGACATCGCCGCCTCGCGCCGCATCCGGGTGATGGTGACGATCCCGTGGGTGAAGCGGGTCCTCTTCCTCGACGACGCCGAGGTCCTCCACCAGACGCGGGAGAACCTCGCCGAGGCGGTGAAGGCGAACGCGGGGCACCCGGCGATCATGGGCTACTTCATCGACAACGAGATCCCGCCCGACCTCGTCCGCTGGTACGGGCCGCGCAAGATGGAGGCCTTCCTCGACTCGATGGTCGCCCTGGTGAAGAAGCACGATCCCGGCGCGCTGGCGGCCTACGCGAACTTCCCGCCGACCGAGTACATCCTCCCGGCGAACGTCGATTTCCTCAGCTACAACGTCTACCTCCACGACAAGAAGATCCTCTCGAACTACCTGGGCCGCCTCCAGAACCTCGCGGGGGAAAAGCCGTTGATCCTCTCCGAGTTCGGCATGGACACGATCCGCCATCCCGAGGAGGAGCAGGCGGAGCTGCTGAAGACCCACGTGACGACGGTCTTCCAGGCGGGCCTCGCCGGGACGATCATCTTCTCGTGGACTGACGAGTGGTTCACCGACGGCGTCGACGTGGAGGACTGGGCCTTCGGCATCGTGACGAAGGAACGCCGCCCGAAGGCGGCCTACCACGCCCTCCAGCCCTACCTGGCCAATCCCGACCGGCCCCTCTACGAGCGGTTCCCGCTCCCGCGGATGCCCCGCGTCTCCGTCGTCGTCTGCTCCTACAACGGGGCGAAGACGCTCCGGGACTGCCTGACCTCGCTCGGCAAGCTCGACTATCCCGACTACGAGGTGATCTTCGTCGACGACGGCTCGAAGGACGACACGCAGGAGATCATGCGCGCGTTCCCGGACGTGCGGAACATCGTCCAGGTGAACAAGGGGCTCTCCGTCGCCCGCAACGTCGGCATCCACGCCTCGACGGGGGAGATCGTCGCCTTCACCGACTCGGACTGCATGGTCGACAAGGACTGGCTCTACTTCCTCGTCCAGGCGCTCGACGCGGGCGGGTTCGCCGCCGTCGGCGGGCCGAACATCTCCCCCCCCGCGACCGACTGGATCCAGGCGACCGTCGCCTCGGCCCCCGGCTCCCCCAGCCACGTCCTCCTCACCGACACCGTCGCGGAGCACGTCCCCGGCTGCAACATGGCCTACTGGAAATGGTC from Verrucomicrobium sp. GAS474 encodes the following:
- a CDS encoding formyltransferase family protein; the encoded protein is MASSKGILYSSLTLIGPDRKGIIARFTQLFFQLGANIEGLEEQVARGRFSMTVLASWDKKKVNPEAARAVLLREAEAVHMEATLRFETPGEPKMAILVTKEPHILEGLLAATGLGKTKGKKTKKTLPCRPVVVIGNRPDLEPLAKKAGLPFHLVDYKDRAKAEAEIRRLLDSYGAQFLVLARFMKILSPDFVWRWKNKIINIHPSLLPAFPGANAYRQAFEKGVKVFGVTAHFATPQLDEGPILAQEAATVGIGEPLSEIVRKGQLLETKCLLAGVKLFLTRKLDIYWGRVHSAE
- a CDS encoding glycosyltransferase, which gives rise to MSSSPSPTPFESEGCTVPAFPTLPRIEVRAKFFFEGDRKYVLQGVTYGPFRPRGEGLPCFPTADEVFRDFDLMAPLGINTIRIYHTPPKWFLDIAASRRIRVMVTIPWVKRVLFLDDAEVLHQTRENLAEAVKANAGHPAIMGYFIDNEIPPDLVRWYGPRKMEAFLDSMVALVKKHDPGALAAYANFPPTEYILPANVDFLSYNVYLHDKKILSNYLGRLQNLAGEKPLILSEFGMDTIRHPEEEQAELLKTHVTTVFQAGLAGTIIFSWTDEWFTDGVDVEDWAFGIVTKERRPKAAYHALQPYLANPDRPLYERFPLPRMPRVSVVVCSYNGAKTLRDCLTSLGKLDYPDYEVIFVDDGSKDDTQEIMRAFPDVRNIVQVNKGLSVARNVGIHASTGEIVAFTDSDCMVDKDWLYFLVQALDAGGFAAVGGPNISPPATDWIQATVASAPGSPSHVLLTDTVAEHVPGCNMAYWKWSLEEIGGFDPQYRKAGDDVDVCWRIMQLGHQIGFSPSAIVWHYRRFTVDAYFGQQRGYGEAEAMLRYKHLNYFGSTGSAIWHGRVYTQVRLDPFFSQPLVYHGIFGTGFFQCVYPKGENPYLGLFGSLEWVSFSTLILLLSLPLPFLRLVPLILFGLTMLNGLSYMTRARIEPKFDSIRTRLLLFYLAIMQPLARGRARHFTWLRGKRTPEAVIATPESLPHASSSLLSAGHLTFWSESGKERTDLLAEIEKLLDAEGWNYTLDTGWTDWDIHIFASRWWNIRLRTITEIYPHGRRLTRVGNFLVGSMFSNIVWIVLVILGLVFSLTQVKELPFVNAFHGVVEALDSGAFNEIPFGLVCAVLLGHFGIWFANGLRLRHRVAELVHVAAVHAGLQSVKTGKKDKEKAKPSSEPPTGAEPQAETVVSPQPPQA
- a CDS encoding NUDIX domain-containing protein, with product MTFPTPQQKPEDIFDLVDENDAVIGRERRSVIHREGLRHRAVHLLLYNGKGEVFLQRRSPAKDMNPDCWDSSCSGHVDSGETYDVAAVRELVEELGVVMTLATLLPIEKIEANPGTANEFVQVYRGRHDGPFVLCPEEITDGRFFPPAEIDARIEAAPREFSPAFRHIWGRVRDRFPSAQA
- a CDS encoding dihydrolipoyl dehydrogenase, whose translation is MKASSSPSSFDVVILGGGSAGYAAARTAAGLGVKVAVIDGAKDLGGLCILRGCMPTKALLESAHRWNEIKRAGEFGLRVKPLAPDLKAILKRKDQLIAGFADYRVGQLEKGKFTLIRGMARFVDPRTVEVNGKKITGKAFIIATGSVVASVPVPGLEETGYLTSDDALKLAPLPKSLIVLGAGAVGVEFAQFYAHLGTKVTVLQRSPQILKSFDADTAAEVERAFRDGGIDLRTGTKLLSVAKKGTKTEVRFEQDGKKARVTADLLLNALGRRPALASLNLPAAGIPLGEGGKIAVDAKRGLRTKAAHIFAAGDAAGLHEVVHSAIAQGEIAAKNAAVLALGSKKTLPYADPIPLEIVFTEPEAARAGMTEKEARAKGIDCLVASYPFNDHGKANIMGAEHGVVKLVADRKGKLLGGQYVGPHASDLIHELVPLLHFGATAAELAAMPHYHPTLAEIITYPAEEIADMVQAAAAKVKKVG